From the genome of Brassica oleracea var. oleracea cultivar TO1000 chromosome C4, BOL, whole genome shotgun sequence:
TGAAAATTATGGAAACATCCACAATCAAAAATTTAAACCAACCTGCCAGCCAAACTCTAGGGTGTTAAGGTCATTAGTCTTATATTTTCCCGAGCTAATCCAAATCTGAGATATAGACATCTCCTTTCCCTCTATCGCCGGATCCCATACGTTAATCGTGGCTTTTGCTCCGTATAGTTCTGGTGGGCTTTTCTCTTATGATCGCATACTATCATTCCACACCATATATAATACGTAATTAGATGGTTGCTTGAAGACAATGTCAAAATTAAAAAGCTAATAAACACACAATATTCAGTGTACGTAGTTTTAATTTCAACAGCTTTTGACTTGCTTTCTAATTAAAAGAAAATTTAAGGCATATCAAAAATAATAAATAACTGAATAATTTTAGAAAACCAAGAACCAAGTGAACCTGAAAAATCGGTTGCGCATATTAATCAATCTAAGAGCATCAGCATCCCAGCACCCCTAATGGGGTGCTTATTTTTTTAATTTTTTTTTATTTTTGTTTTTTTATTTCTGTTTTTTAAAAAATAAAAATAAAATAAAAAATAAAATAAAAAAATAAAATAAAAAATTAATTACGGGTCGCCACGTGTCAGTGGGGTCCGCGAATAATTCAACCAACATCTAAATGGAGCGCTTATTTAAGCGTGAAAAGCAACTGGTGTTGGCATTTTCGAGGGACCCATGATTTGTTTACTATTTTTTTTTCTAAGCGTTTATCTCTAAGCAACTGGGTTGCTGATGCTCTAACTATCTAGAATAGTTTGATAATATACCTCATGTCCACGATTGTAACTGGTGAAATCAGGCCCTGTCCGGTCAGTCTTACTGACACTGTAGTTCCGTACTGGTACGGTTCCTTCTGGACAGTTGACAGTACTAACTTGAGCTTCCCAAGTTTCCAGTTTGCTTTTCTTGTCTGCTTCGACTGTCCGAGGAATTTCGGACGGCCATTCCTGTTTTTTTTTCTCAAAAGCCAAAAATATTATTATTTTATTTTAAATAACATTAACATGGAAGTATAAAATTAAAAATGTAAAAAATCAAGCGAACCTGAATTTTATGATTTTTTAGTAAAGTGCTTTCAAATGCTGGCTGCTTTATTTTGTCGATACATTCGACATCATCTCCATCCGAAGTCTGTTGAAGATAAATTTCACAAATACATAAAAGATTAGTATAATTAATTTAGTTCAAAAATTAAGTGTATGATATATGGACATGTGGATGCGGTGTTCAAACGGGGTAAAGGAAAAAAGATTTTAAAAAATTGACGCTGCAATTTTTCATTTCTTGAGTTTTTTTTTGGTTGGAAACACATGCACATACGATGATGACGGACAAATAATCCTAGTTTAATAGCGGATAATTAATTTCTACTAGTTTAATAGTTGATATAACATTATAACTCGGTTGTTTTTTGTTTTTCAAAGAAGTTTAGGACAAAACTTTTAGAATAGTGAACTGGATCAGCAACAAAAACCATATAAGTAAGTAGAAACCTTAATAGTAACTGCAACTTTGATGATGGCTAGAACAAGGATGAAACGAAGAATCTGCGGGAAATCCATTGTAGAGTCACAGCGCTCTCTATCTTCTTTTCTCACAGGCGATCTCTGGAAATCAGCGTTTTCTCTCTCTCGATATCTCGCGTGAACTATTGTCTCTTATGTTTTGATTACTCTCGCTCTCTTCTGTTTTTAAAGAGTTTTTTTTCTGAGTCGACGAAAGAAGAATCCCATGCAAAGAAGGCATGTGTTCATTATAACGACCAAACAAGAATGGTTTCTGTTTCTGGTAAGTGGTAACCGTGTGACGTTCAAGTAGATAATTTATACATGGGCCATGTACATCCGTTCTTTTCAAAAGATCAGTTCTTTTCAAACGTTTAGAAAACAATGGATCCAATGAATTAGGCTAAAGTTAAAAAGTTATATTCAATGGAAGGCCAGGGGCGTAGCCAGTGCATGACCAATGGCGGCACGTGCACCTGTGGAAGGCACACCGGCTCCATCCGCAAACTCTAAAAACCATGTGAGCAACTTACAAACATCACACTATATAATGACAATGATATATGACCAAAAAAAGAAGAAAGTAACTGGATACATGACTCATCATTTATGTCGATTTATCCTTATTGCTTGATTTCGAACTTCATAAAAATGTTCTTGTTTAATTTCACACTTGATTTGCTCTGGCTTATTCCTTTTTTATTGTAAAGTACTAAAATAGATAACTCTCTCGTTCCCTTGGAAACAAAATGTTTTGGGAATAGCTTACTCGTGTTTAGATTATCTTTTCCTCACATTTCTTTCTTTAACTTTTTGTGTGTTTTACGTTACATATAATTAATAACCATGTTTTAACAATACATATAATTAATAACCATGTTTTAACAAAAAAAAAAGCCTTGTCTACTAAGAAATACCCTATTTGGTCTACAACATGAACTAAAGTGTAAAAGGCAATAATCTAAAACTTTAACTTGATCCACTCCATAAACCACATACGATTTCATGATATTTCAATACTTATATGTTTTGTAGACGTTAGAAATTGCAACATCTACATAGGCTCCACTAGAAAATAATTAGTCACATAAAATCACAAGTTAGTTTACTCCACGTAAAGTAATTCTTTTTTGTTTGCAGAAATATTTACATTTAAGTTCGTCTACGATACGATTAAACATGTCTACATTAACTAGATACTTAAATTTTATCAAAAGAAAGTTAGATTAAACAAATATTAGTTAGAAGATTTCAAACTCGGTTCACTCTCACTGTATAGACATTTTTTAACAATACGTCCTAAATTTAATTTGGTCCATGATATAACTGATAAACTAAAGATATCTAATAAACCCAAATAATTTAGAATTGATATACAAGAGGAGCTAACTTCGTCAAACCAGACAAAATGCTTAAATATGCTTTATTTTAATGTAAAATATAATTCCTATGAAATATATAACTTCCCCAGTGATAAGATTCAATTTGTGAAGAATTGTTTTTCATAAAAAGTAATTACAACTCTTTTAATAGAGAAGATATATATTCTTTTGAAGAATATAAATCTAGAGTGTAATTTAAAGGACAAATGGGAAAAAGGTAGGAAAGAAGAGGAAAAGTTGTCTCAGATAGTTGTGGGTCTTGTAAAGAGACTACGCGATAGCCATAGCTCAAAACAACAATAACAACAAAGATTGCACATTTCTCCTCAACTACTTCACTCTCAATTATGTTCATCTTTGCTATTACATCCACTACTACATCTACGTCATGTTCATCTTTGTCTACACTAATGATGTGAATGTTCCTCCAACATCCACTACTGCATCCACCCCCAAAGATTGCCATTTTAGGTCGTTTGTTTTTCTTAAAACTACAATTCTGTAATTTTTAGTATTTCTAAAGCCACATTCAACATTTTAACAGTAAAACTATAAATTTCAAACTAAAAAACCTTGACAGCAAAATACAAGTCTCAAACAATCGGACCATAATGTCGACAATCATTTTGCCTCTCTGTTAAATACTAGCTCAGATAACGAATCACAACACATCATAATATTAGATCAAATGGTATAATATTTTATCGTCTCGCAAGTTTAGTGACAAAACATAATGCCATTTCTACTACCAATTGGATCCGGTTAAGTCAAGTAAATTTGACCAATTTGGTTTGGTTATTGGTTACTCTAACGGTTTAACAAATCTATATTAAACTAACCGTTTAGCAATCGAAAACTTTGACCTTTGATAGGTAATAACGTTGAAAGAAACGACCAGAAGAGCGAGATCGTCCGATCTCGATTATGAACAACAATAACCAGCATCAGCTTCTGAACAGCTTAGCTTCTTATTAATCAACTTTTATAAGATCTACTTTAGTGTTGTTTCTATAGTAGATCCCAATCAACTTTTTGGGTATCCTAAAATTAATTTGGTTTCCAGATAAGTGTATGTTGTCCCTTAGATTTTAAAAAAATCCCCAATAAAATTATTCTAAAAAGAACAAACAGTTGGAACTTATAAGTCAAGAAGAAGATAGAAAGAAAAAGAAAAACACTTAATGAATTATTCTTGATTGATTCTCCGTTTGAAAAGTAACCATGAGAGCCACTACAGGAAAAAAAGAGTTAATATCAGGTATCAAACAAGACAAGAGTATCGTTAAACAAAGAAACCACAAAGACATTTATTTACCTGCTTAGTGGAGTCAGGTATGAACCTCACGACCGAGCAAATATCTGCCGTGAAAGGACTTGGCCTTTTTAAAAAAGTAGAAAAAGATGTAAGCAGCAAACTATAGTTTACATTGTAAAATGAAATGTGCTTTAATTTCATCAAAATTCATATAGGAAACTAACCTTGTCTGCTTCTTCAATCGAAGAAAACTCAACGTAGGCAAATTCATCGAACTGGGCCATCGCGTCCCATAATCATTGTAACATTAACAACTTGGCCAGCTTCTTTGAAGAAGTCCTCGCTGGAGAGGATAATTAAATAGTAAGATCAATGGAAAACTTACAAAAAAATAATAACAAAAGGTGTGTTATACTTACAATCTGATCTTTTACAATAGTATACGAGATTATCAACTTATATTATTTATGATGGAGCGCGAACAAGACGAGGGGTTTGTGATGGATATTGCTGAAAGTCAAAATAATATTACACAAAAAGTTAATATCAAACAAACATATAGCAAACCCGCAACTAGGTCCTTATTTTTATCAAATGGACTAATAATCTCATTAGTAATATAATATGCACTAAGAGAAAAAAGAGAGAGGTACATACGTCAACATTAAATCCACCATCCACTTCTTCCTCGGAGTCTGAGTCAGAAGTTAAAAAAAGAAGAAGAATCTAATACGCAGGGGAGAAGAATACTATCACGTATCAAAACAACACAAGAATATCCTAACATAGACACTGGAAAAAAACATCAAAGTGTGCCTGCTTTGTGGAGTTGAAGACGAATCTCACGACCTAGCAAAGATCAACCGTTAAAGGCCATCGCCTTAAAAGTAGAAAACAATTTAATCAGAAATCTTTACTTGTCAAATGAAATGTGCTTTCATAAACTCATATACTCCCTCAAAAGTTTTTTTTAGATTTTATTAGTTTCACAGTAATAGAAGTTGTGTGTTTTCAATACTACTTTTAAATTGTTTTACATTTTAAAATAAGAATTAAAAAATAATACTAAAATAAATTTAACTTTTTGAAATTATGATATTAAATAATGTTATTTTTGGTATTGCAAATTTATTCGTATGAAATTCTAAACTTTCAGAGGAATAGCAAAAAGAAAGTAGTCTAACCTTGTCTGCTTCTTGGATCGAAGCAAACTCAACATAGGCAAATTCACAGAAACGGCCATGGTGTTCTACAAGGTTCCTCCTTGTCCTAAGGAGGAATCTTCTGCTTAGGAAGTTGGCTTTTCAAGCTGTAGTCTTTCACTTTTGGAAAGAGAGAAATAATATGATCCACAACAATGTTTCTCTGCCAGCTACTAATGTCTTCAGAGCCATCCACAGGGAGATGCGGAATATTATTTCCTCTAGGAGATCGAACAAGCTTTTCAGCTCATTTATGGTTCTATGGTTAGGATAAGTGCTTATGGTGTCCATTGAATTGGATGTTGTTTGATCTATCTTGTTTCTTCTTTCTTTTTGCCAAGATGTGTCAAACTTAAGATCTTGCTTGTGTAAAATCTTTTTTTCATTTATATGATATTTATAATTTAGTAAAAAAAACATTAAGAACTTGGCCAACTTCTTTGAAGAACTCCTCTCTGGAGGATAACAATAGTGGTCAACGGAAAACTTTCAATAGTAACCAAAGGTGTGTACTGTGTTATACTTACATATCTAATCTTTGACAATTGTATACGAGATTGTCAACACAGATTGATTTTAATATTCTATTAGTAGAAGGTCTTGGTGGCTGTTGTTGAAAGTCAAATCATAATACACAAAAAGTTAAGTTCGAACATATAGCAAACAAAAGTTACTTCAGATCTGTACAAGAAGAAGGCCATAATTAAGGAGAAGAAGATTACCGTGCTTGAGGATGATCCCATGGACGCAAGAAATAATTCGGTTAGTGGGCTTCAGGATTTAGGAAGATGTACTTATAGTTATCGGGAGAAAAAAAAATGTAAATATAAAAAGAAAAGAGAATTCACGAAATCTATATGCATTTTTATTGCAATAAAAATGCTTATTGGATTAGAGGTTTAGAAAATTTTATAAGTTTTTAGATTTGATGGAAATTTAGGTGTATTTTGAAGATATCGAATTTTCTTTAGGTTATAGGTGTTTTGATAAGATTTTTATAATAATTATTTTCAAGTATTTTGAATAATTTAATATAATGGTTATGAAAAAGATGATTAAAAATCTAAAATAATTATTTATTGTTCAAATAAATATAAAGAAAATTGAAATTTGAATAGATTTGAAACATTAAGATACTTGAGAATTTGTTTTTCAACTGTGAAAGATTATTTAAAATTATATATAATATGTAAAATTTGTCAATAATCTATATGTAAATATCTATTTTAATTTTCCTTCAATTCAAGCTTCTATCTCAAGTAGCCACCTTGAATCATTTATGATGTATATAACACAAGAAGAACAAGTTAGAGACATACAAAAGATAAAATATATACACCAAGAACCATGAGACTAGCTAGGCCATCAGTGTCTCCCCTTACAGAGTCTGGATACAAAGTTCAACAAGGCAAGACCGAAGCATTCATTACCTGGAGTGCCTTCAAGTTGTATTTCATGCTTGTGATGGCCTGAAAGCTGAACATACGAGAGTTAACAAAATTATCCAGACTCTGAAATACGTTCGGATAGTGATTCTATATGTTCGATAGCACTCTCCACCAGCTTCTCATCTTTATCTTTAATGATGACGATCTGTTTACAAGTATTTTATCTAGGCATAAAACTACAGAAGCTTTCTTCAACCTTCCTTCTACTTTAAAGCTTGGCAGGCCAGCCAATTTGTTCTAATGTTGGCAGAATTTGCCTCGTCTTTCTCTATTATTGATGTGTTAGACAACTGTACTCCTGATTGGCTTATAAAATAATATATTGAGATTCGAGAGAGATAAGCACTCAACTTGCAACCGGTTATGAATTTATAATGAGTATGCTTAAGTTATATAATCAAAATCTTTTTTATTGTGTTCGTTGTCTTTGAATTGATTCCTTCCGTCTCTTTTTCTTCTATACTTTCTTCGATCATCTTTAGAAACATATCACTCTTTCATCATCGCTTCTTGCACGCCCCACAAGTGCAGCCCTCCATCCCCCTTTCTAGTGACTGCACATGATAAACAATCAACGAATAAAAGCATTAACTAAGAAAACGTATTTGGCAAAAAAAAAAAATACTAAGCAAATGTTTTGAAATCTCATGTTCCAATTGTATGGCTTTTATGGACAGAAGTCCAACTCGAGCATTTCTTCATATACTACTTGAATAAGACCATAACATGTGAATTTACATTGAACCTCATAATCTAAGGTTAACCTCAGACATGAACTTCCTATATATACATAACTATCTATTTCTATGTGATCATTGTATACATAGAGCGACTATTTATGATTCTTAACGTACATAGGGCATAGATAAGATATGTATGAGAATGTTTATTAAAACATAAACTAATTACCGCGAAATTTACAGTTGTCATGTAAATTTTGCTGTATTGAAAATATTTTAAGCCCCTGAGTAAAGGTTGATTCATGATTTGATCAATTGTAAATAGCTGCTATATTACCATAATTGTTTTTTCAACACACCAAAATATGGTTGAGATGATTAAAAGTAGCATTCTCTCAACATGCATATATTATAAGGATTAATTAATATGATCATCTTTACTTCAGTTTGAGACAATGTCATATATCGAATGTATAGAAAGATGCACCTCTACTTGGTGTTGAAGACCTTTGATATGCTCAGCAGCCAAATCCAACATTTCTGCATAGCTCGTTTGCTTCAAAAAAAAGTCAAAACATTATTTTTAGGTATATGTGTAATATATAATCACCTTAATTAGACCTAAATTACATAGAAATTATAATTCCTAGCTCTCACATTGTCTATATTAGGCACCAGTTCTTGTAGCTTCTTCAGCTTCCCGCTTATTCTCGTTCTTCTATCCTATACAGAAAACTTGATCATACTCTTGCTTTCTTTGGGTTTCACGTATAATTCTCTTGTATACTCATGTAATTATAACATCAATATCAAATCAATAGAATACAACTAACCCTTTCAGCTATACTACGCGGGTGAGTCGCACATCCACGCTTGGCCCTAACCCTACAGGGCACCGAACCCTCTGGGATTTTCATCAAACTCTCCATTCTCGCCATTTCCAGAGACGTTTGTGGCATGCTAAACTAAAGAATCAGAACCAGACCAAACATCAGTTTAAAGCTTTATAAACATTTTTGAAAATTTAATAAATCAATAATAGTACCTTCTCTAAAGTATGTATATGTATTAGACAACACCACTCAACATACATTTTTTTTTTGGTAGGCACCACTCAAGATGCATGAACTTGTGACATACATTTTTATTGGCATTTATTTCAATTTGAAATCCGATTTATAGACTACATGTTAGATATATTACACAAAAACACTCAGCACAGTATAATATCATTTATTAAGATACAACTTGTAAATCATACATAGAACAATCATGAACGTTCTCCAAACTTAGAAAATCAAAAATACAAATCACACAACTTTGGACATATGCAATTTCCCCTCTTTTACCTAGCAGATTCGAAGAATTGTGACACTTTATTGCATAGACAATGAAAGTATTCAAGATTCATACAACAAAAATATAGAAATACCTGAGTTTCTAAGGTGAAAAAGTCGGTGGTCTTGGACCGTTCATCAATGGTGAAACTGATTTGAGAAGACGACCTGTCCCAATTGTTACCATCATTTCCAAAACTCATACTCGTCGATGCGGCACTGTTTATAGCCGCCGCAGCCGCTTGTACCTCCGAGATTCTCGGTAGAGAGTTATGTTCTTGATAATTACTACTACTCCTGCCTGAGAATCTCTGCTCCGACTTCAACCTAGATGGCCCTCGCTCTTCTCCTCTTCCTCCGCCGTATCCTCCGTTTGGCTGCCCTAGGGAAAAACCTGTTCCCTCTTCCATTAACAAATTTAAATCGAAAGAGATGTAATGCTATGTAGGGTTATTAAACTTGTAACTATCTTAGTATTTTAATAACCAGTATGATTTGATTTTTAAAAGAAAACGTATATATATTATATACACAAAATAGAAGATAATGGGCCGAGTTCGAGATTCGAGATTCGAGGACCCCTTCCTTTGTCTCTACTTAGATTTTATTCTTTTATTTATCGCCAATTTGACAGAAATTAATATTCACTATTCGAATTCTAAACTATTATTATCATTTATCCTATATAATAATGCAAGAGGGGTAAACTTTCTTGGGGCTCGCACATGTATTACAGTGCAAAATAAACCGATGCAATGAACAGAAGATCAAATTAAATTCTATAAATTATTACTTGCAAGTTGTAACGAACAATATAGTAGTAAATCTATCTTTATTTTTCTTATAAAATAAATCCATTTCTTATAATAACAAGTAGGTGTATCCCAAAATCAAATTAGTGATTTAAGCCATGTCAGCAAGGTGGGCCTTATGGCTGCTTTGTCAGAAGAGAAAGAGCATGTGGGATGGATTAAATATTGCCAAGTGGACTATATTTTTCCAATGATTCATTTTTTAACATATACTTTTGGCAAGTGCATGTTTTTATAAGACACGCTATTTGCATTAAGTTACATTATTAAATTATACAACTTGTCTCCCCTGAAAATACATGTTCAATGGTTCATGGATGTAAATGTATTATTTGATCTTAGCATGTAAATGTATTTATACGTATGTTTGTAAACATGTATTTTCAGTATATGTATGCAAACCATATCGACCATGGTTTCTCCAAACATAAATGAAAGAGAGGTTAATAAAATCAATAGATTGATTAACCATATCAAAACAAAATCTACAGGTAGATATTTTGGTAGCTATTGTGATTTCGATTTTCAGTTAAGTTGTTATTAATTATAATTGTTAATTAATTAGAAAAACAAAAGTCGCATCCCTTTTATATGTGGAGGGAAACAAATAGACAAATTAAAGTCATCGCAAATCGCAATCAATGCAATGTTACATGGTTTGGATCCCAGGAAGTCAAAATTACGTGTTAGACCAATTTAGTTATCATCTCGTTTAATCAGATTCAATACAAGTTTATTTAAATCGTACGTTTCATAATTTTCACATATTTTGAAACATTTGCTGCAATACTAAATATAAGTAATGATCAATTTAGTTAAAATTGATATTATACCGATTCTAATTGGTACAGGTAAATAAAAATTACAATTTTGTATAAAATTTTAAATATGATTATAAATAGTCTCAATGAAACAAGATAAAACTCAAAACATTGATTAACTTAACCAAATAATACTAATTATAATCGTATGTTATGCCTATCTGTAAGAGTGTATTTTAATTTGCATACCGTCGACTATACATCAAAAAATTGTGGTGGAAAATGTAAGAAACGCAAAAGTTACCGTTGGGTTCAGTGGGAAGAAGTTGGTCATAGAATCCAGCCGGAGAGCTTCTGTGTCGGAACAAAGGAGAGGAAGAAGCGCCGGAATGTCCGATGGTAGATGGTTCGCCTGAGAAGTGATGACCGAACCCGACGACGTTGGGATTGTGCTGCTGCCGCGGCGGAGGTGAAACATTATGGTGAGTTTGAGAACCGAGGGAGGAGAAACCACCTGAAGTTTCATCATATGGATTGTTTTCGGCGTCGCCGCCGTCTGGAGTGGTGGACTTGGAGGAGGAACGAGGGTACATAATTTGTTTTTGCCTGAAAAGATAAACCCTATAAAAGTTAATCTGACAGTTAGGGGAAAATCTTGAGGAGAGTCTTTAAGAATGAAAGAGAAAGAGATCTTATGACTAGTTCATTGGTTGATATAATAATGTAAGAGAGTTACTAAATGTAGTTAGGGATCGTAAAGTTGAAATGAATTAAATTAGTGAAAGGGGACAAATTAGAAAGGTGGCTTCTGTGTGTGCATGTGCTGTAAGTGCTCGTCCGCCTGACGAAGAGAGTCTTCTACTCACGGTCGTCAACGCATGTGCACCTCACGTGGTTGACAGTTGGATATTTTTGACGTTCTTTAAATTCTAGTTGATTAAAGTTTTTTCATATAACTTTTCATCTGTGGAAGTTGTGGAAGAAGGTTGGTTGGAGTTTTACGTAAAGAAATGAGCATTTTATTTATTTGGTAAATGGTAATGAAGTAGAATTAACTTTATCTAGTGTACTTTCTGTAAACATATTGTTTAATGTTCTTGATGGTATCAATGGTAAACTAAACTAATGCGATAGTGGGATATGATGTAAATTGTTAATATTTTCTATGAATAAAATTGTTAATAGTTTCGAATATAATTTAATGAATCTAAATTTCATATACACAAACATGATTGTTGAGCATAGGTTGGTTGTCTTTGGTTTGTTGTTCAAAAAAAAGTTGTCGTCACAATTATTGGGTCACTCGATTAAATTAGAACGAACTACACGAAGCCCAAGATTGTTACCCAATATCCAACATTGTCGTATAGGTAGGCCAGATTTGTCCGAATCATAAGGGAGGCGGATAAAGACCGATACTTCTTGGTTTGGATACTATTAGGTCTATGAAGTTTGGTTATTTCAAATCAAATATATTTGTATATATATTCTCATTTCATGTTCAAATATTTTTTTTATAAGACAAAAAAGTAGGAACGCAAGCATTATAAATAAGGTAGAATTTGCGAGATATCTAAAATTGCAAAAGAAATTAAGAGTATGTCATTGATTTTGACATAATGTAATAACTAACATTTATGTCATTTATTATTTGGTTCTACCATTTTTTCCTGTAATCATCCAATGACTTTGTTATTTGAGATGACCAAAAAAATATATAGTGAATAAAATATTTAAATATGATATCAATAAAATGAGATGTGGCTAAAATTTAGTGCACACTATTGACAACGACAGTGTCAAAGTCATCTATACTATTTTTTTACCTCTAATTA
Proteins encoded in this window:
- the LOC106341613 gene encoding transcription factor bHLH129-like isoform X2 encodes the protein MYPRSSSKSTTPDGGDAENNPYDETSGGFSSLGSQTHHNVSPPPRQQHNPNVVGFGHHFSGEPSTIGHSGASSSPLFRHRSSPAGFYDQLLPTEPNGFSLGQPNGGYGGGRGEERGPSRLKSEQRFSGRSSSNYQEHNSLPRISEVQAAAAAINSAASTSMSFGNDGNNWDRSSSQISFTIDERSKTTDFFTLETQFSMPQTSLEMARMESLMKIPEGSVPCRVRAKRGCATHPRSIAERDRRTRISGKLKKLQELVPNIDNQTSYAEMLDLAAEHIKGLQHQVESLERGMEGCTCGACKKR
- the LOC106341613 gene encoding transcription factor bHLH129-like isoform X1; translation: MYPRSSSKSTTPDGGDAENNPYDETSGGFSSLGSQTHHNVSPPPRQQHNPNVVGFGHHFSGEPSTIGHSGASSSPLFRHRSSPAGFYDQLLPTEPNEGTGFSLGQPNGGYGGGRGEERGPSRLKSEQRFSGRSSSNYQEHNSLPRISEVQAAAAAINSAASTSMSFGNDGNNWDRSSSQISFTIDERSKTTDFFTLETQFSMPQTSLEMARMESLMKIPEGSVPCRVRAKRGCATHPRSIAERDRRTRISGKLKKLQELVPNIDNQTSYAEMLDLAAEHIKGLQHQVESLERGMEGCTCGACKKR